The following DNA comes from Phytohabitans rumicis.
CACACCGGGCACCTGGACATCCTCCGCGAACTCCTAGACGGCCGCACCGGCGACCACGAGGAGTGACCTCTCTCCCGCCTTGCTTTTGCGCCTTGCTCTTGCGCGTTGCTTTGCGCCTTGCTTTTGCGTCGATCAAGGGCGAACGGTCGTGGTTTGATCTCCAATCCACGACCGTTCGTCCTTGATCGACGGCGAAATCCTTGATCGACGCGGTGGGCGAGGTGGGTGGGGGCTCGCCTGGGTCGGGGGCAGGGCCCGATTGTTGCGGTGATCATGAAGTTAGCGTCAGGGCAAGCGCTCTCCCCACCGTTAACCCCATGATCACCGCAGGCTGGCGTCGGTCGGATACATCCGGACGCAAGATCCCGCCCTGCCCCACCAGGTCCACTTGCCGGCAAGCGACCAGCCGGCGCCGCTTGACAGCACCGGGGAACTACCCGGCCTTGGGGGGCGCCCTCCTCCCGCGCAGCCCCGGTGGGGGCGCCCTACTCACACGTAACAGCTGCTGCCGAACCCCAGCCCAGCCCCGCCCGTCCCCTCGGCCTGGCCACCTCGCCGATCAAGGGCAACGCCGTCGATCAAGGGCAAACGGTCGTGGTTTGGAGATCAAAGCACGGCCGTTTGCCCTTGATCGACGGGCGAGGCCCGGAGAAGAGGGCGCAAGAGGGGAGGGAGATGGGGGCGCGGTAGCGTGCGTGCAATGGACGGCGAGGTGGACGTCAGCGGGCACCATCACGGGCACGCGCACGGTGCTGGGGATGGGCCGGCGCACCAGCGGGCGGGGCGGTTCGCGCTCACCGTGCTGGCGTGCGCGGCCGCTGTGACGCTCATCGCGATGGTCCTGCTGTGGCCGCGCGGCGACGCCGGAAATCCGAACGCGGGCGGGGACGCGGTCCAGGTCACCGGGGATGTGGTCGCGGTCACGCAGGCCGAGTGCCCGGCCGACCAGCCGGAGTTGCCCGGCGGCGGTCAGCGGATCTGCGGCACCGTCGCGATCACGCTGACCGAGGGCGCGGACAAGGGCAAGCAGGTCGAGACGGACATCCCGGCCGGACCGGGTGCTCCGCGGGTCGAGCCGGGCGACCACCTCGTGTTGATCGTCACGGAGGGTTCGGCCTCCGGCGCCGACTACCAGATCATGGATCACCAGCGTGGTACGGGCCTGTGGGTGCTCGGCATCGCGTTCGCGCTCGCTGTGGTCGCGTTCGGGCGGTGGCGCGGGCTGGCGGCGCTGGGCGGGCTGGCGATCACGTTCGGCGTGTTGCTCTTCTTCATCGTGCCGGCGATCCTGGACGGGCGCTCGCCGCTGCTGGTGGCGGTGGTCGGCTCGGCCGCGATCATGTTGTCGGTGCTGTACCTCACGCACGGGTTCACGGTGCCGACCTCGGTGGCGGTCCTGGGCACGCTCACCAGCCTGACGTTGACCGGGCTGCTCGCCGCGCTCGCGACGGCCGCGCTGCACCTCACCGGCGTCGGCACCGAGGAGACCAACTTCCTCAGCCTCACCTTCAGCGACGTCAACATGCAGGGCCTGCTGCTGGCGGGCATCCTGATCGGGTCGCTGGGCGTACTGGACGATGTGGCGGTGACCCAGGCGGTGACGGTGAGTGAGCTTTCCCACGCCAACCCGTCGCTGTCCGCGGTCGGGCTCTACCGGGCGGCGTCCCGGGTGGGCCGCGCGCACATCACCAGCGTGATCAACACACTCGTGCTGGCGTACGCGGGCGCGTCGTTGCCACTGCTCATCCTGCTGGCGGCCGGCCACACGCCGCTGGGTCAGGTGCTCACCACGCAGATGCTGGCCCAGGAGATCGTCCGCAGTGTGGTGGGCACGATGGGCCTGATCGCCGCGGTCCCGATCACGACGGCGCTGGCCGCACTCATGGCCCGACAGAGGCCACAAAAGCCGGCAAAGGTGCCGAAAAGGCGCAGGGCAGAGATCGATTGGAGCTCAGCCGCGCCGGACGAGGTCGCCCACCTCCGTCCGGGACGACACGCCCAGCTTGCGCAGGATGTTGGAGACGTGCACGGCGGCGGTCTTCGGTGAGATGTAGAGGCGCCGGGCCAGCTCGCTGTTGGTGAGCCCGTCGCTGATCAGCACCGCTACCTCGCGTTCCCGCGGGGTGAGCGCGGCGGGGCCGGTGACAGCCGGCGGCGCGTCGGCGGGCGCCATGCCGAGCCGGGCGCGCACCTGCTCCAGCTGCGCCACCCGCCATCCGCCCCACCCGGCCAGCAGCGTGGTGGCCGCCTCCACCTGCGCCGACGCCCCCGCCGACGAAGCCGACGAGCCCGACGAGCCGGACGAAGCCGACGAGGCCGAAGGAGAAGCGAGCAGGCAGCGGGCCGCGCCGACGTGGATGGTGCCGCGGATCGCCGGCCCGATGACCGGCGCCTCGGCGATCGACAGGTAACCGGCCAGCGCCTCCGCGTGCCGCCCGCGCGCTTCGGCGAGCTGCGCGTCGACGAGCGTGCGGTACGCGTCCCAGGTGTTGTCGTCGAGCAACGTGCCCGCCAGCGAGTCCAGGCGCGGCTGCGGCAGCCCCAGCTCCAGGGCGGCCGAGATCAGGTCGTGGGCCTGGTCGCCGCTGCGCCAGGTCTGCGCGGCCAACGCCGTCAGCAACTGGTCCAGGGTCGCCTCGGCGCGGGCCAGGTCGCCGCGGCGGCAGGCCAGGTGGAACGCCAGCCCGGGGATCGTCGTCGGCGGGTTGTCCGGCACGGCCACCAGGTCGGCGATGACCCGCTCGGCCTTGTCCAGCTCGGTGGCCTCCAGATAGAGCCCGGCGAGGAAGACGCCGTGGTAGTCGGCCCACCGGCCCCGGCGCCGGTAGCCGCGGTCCTGCTCGCGCCCCTCTTCCAGGGCGGCGATGGCGGCGGCGAGGTCGCCGGCCCACATGGCGAGCCGGGCGCGCCCCTGGAAGTACGACGACACCGCCAGCG
Coding sequences within:
- a CDS encoding LuxR C-terminal-related transcriptional regulator, whose translation is MLGRQRRRLHEAALDVLLKGGASDPALVAHHAHGAGRYDDMVAAARRGTALYLSIGSAYQALQLAELGLEESPDDSDLLAGAARAAWLAGLLDEALRYGRRWRDGADTTTYRAESLYVLVRIAWESREFDEMRAMTRHIETLIAQLPPGADQARAMTAIAQSAYLLDDLDAALLWSDRALALADEFDLPLVRLAALVEKGSTLTERPDRAAEGREILAGLVDEAEKADEWVLAARALNHLVQEPPASPVEQAERLERMRVDAERAGFESLAVSSYFQGRARLAMWAGDLAAAIAALEEGREQDRGYRRRGRWADYHGVFLAGLYLEATELDKAERVIADLVAVPDNPPTTIPGLAFHLACRRGDLARAEATLDQLLTALAAQTWRSGDQAHDLISAALELGLPQPRLDSLAGTLLDDNTWDAYRTLVDAQLAEARGRHAEALAGYLSIAEAPVIGPAIRGTIHVGAARCLLASPSASSASSGSSGSSASSAGASAQVEAATTLLAGWGGWRVAQLEQVRARLGMAPADAPPAVTGPAALTPREREVAVLISDGLTNSELARRLYISPKTAAVHVSNILRKLGVSSRTEVGDLVRRG
- a CDS encoding YibE/F family protein yields the protein MDGEVDVSGHHHGHAHGAGDGPAHQRAGRFALTVLACAAAVTLIAMVLLWPRGDAGNPNAGGDAVQVTGDVVAVTQAECPADQPELPGGGQRICGTVAITLTEGADKGKQVETDIPAGPGAPRVEPGDHLVLIVTEGSASGADYQIMDHQRGTGLWVLGIAFALAVVAFGRWRGLAALGGLAITFGVLLFFIVPAILDGRSPLLVAVVGSAAIMLSVLYLTHGFTVPTSVAVLGTLTSLTLTGLLAALATAALHLTGVGTEETNFLSLTFSDVNMQGLLLAGILIGSLGVLDDVAVTQAVTVSELSHANPSLSAVGLYRAASRVGRAHITSVINTLVLAYAGASLPLLILLAAGHTPLGQVLTTQMLAQEIVRSVVGTMGLIAAVPITTALAALMARQRPQKPAKVPKRRRAEIDWSSAAPDEVAHLRPGRHAQLAQDVGDVHGGGLR